Proteins co-encoded in one Phalacrocorax carbo chromosome 5, bPhaCar2.1, whole genome shotgun sequence genomic window:
- the SPTY2D1 gene encoding protein SPT2 homolog isoform X3: MDFHNILVMASEQQGLNSVPKRYSLAVGPPKKVPKVKGVESAAVQAFLRRQEEEKRKKALEERRKKEQLLARRIELKHDRKARAMASRTKDNFYGYNGIPVEEKPKKRRTCENVAQAPEAEYAPEEETEQLGYSQTESEHEQDEYEEKPSKVAVKPKAPPKSAPAPLNFAELLRLAEKKQYEPVEIKAVKKVEERPRTAEELREREYLGRKNKRVEMHKKSEKEIKNTGISSSSKKVTSQKESLNAKLHKSSVDKHSTPKGSLSFSMSGTDKKSKAPALTEKHSRTSSSSRFDQMEKNSQNGSLKSSTGSSHSKLPVNGIGKSGSRSHVPPSKPAANGAQRLPSAKESSLKKSAQTKSGNAAALQHGINSSAKRSGSSLGKGGPGHPGGGSSAGPGRSSSNSAVGPGGPGRGLSPGPGRPGSGSAAGPGRPGSGSSLGPGRLGGGSGMGPGRLAGSSSIGPGRPGGSSSMGLGRPGSSLGTGPGRPGISTNAGPGRLGSSLGTGPGRPGVKPSTVPGRPGSSLGTGPGRPGINPSTGAKRPGSSLGIGPGRPGISPSVGPGRPGSSLGTTVKPKCTVVSETISSKNLVTRPSNGQINGMRPFQGHRPVLHPQGLGCEVLHERKLSSL; this comes from the exons ATGGATTTCCACAACATTCTCGTGATGGCGTCGGAGCAGCAAGGGCTGAACTCGGTGCCG aaaaggtaCAGTTTGGCTGTTGGTCCTCCCAAAAAGGTTCCAAAAGTCAAGGGTGTAGAGTCTGCAGCAGTGCAAGCATTTCTCAGACggcaagaagaagaaaaaagaaaaaaag CactggaagaaagaagaaagaaagaacaactctTGGCTAGACGTATTGAACTGAAACATGACAGAAAGGCAAGAGCTATGGCCTCACGAACAAAGGATAATTTTTATGGCTATAATGGCATTCCTGTTGAAGAGAAGCCTAAAAAGAGGAGGACTTGTGAGAATGTTGCTCAGGCCCCAGAGGCTGAGTATGCACCAGAAGAAGAAACTGAGCAACTTGGATACAGTCAGACTGAATCTGAGCATGAGCAGGACGAATATGAAGAGAAACCATCCAAAGTTGCAGTGAAACCAAAGGCACCTCCCAAAAGTGCACCAGCACCTCTGAACTTTGCAGAGCTCTTAAGgcttgctgaaaaaaaacaatatGAACCGgtggaaataaaagcagtgaaaaaggTAGAAGAGAGACCCAGAACAGCAGAAGAATTGAGAGAGAGGGAGTATTTGGGACGCAAAAACAAAAGAGTAGAAATGCATAAAAAGAGTGAAAAGGAGATAAAGAACACGGGGATATCCAGTTCTTCAAAAAAAGTGACTTCTCAGAAAGAATCTCTAAATGCAAAACTTCACAAAAGCTCAGTAGATAAACATTCCACACCAAAAGGCAGTCTGTCATTTTCTATGAGTGGTACTGATAAGAAATCCAAAGCACCAGCATTGACTGAAAAACACTCACGGACATCATCTTCCTCCAGATTTgatcaaatggaaaaaaactcACAAAATGGCTCCTTAAAAAGCTCTACTGGTAGCAGTCATAGTAAATTACCTGTCAATGGTATTGGAAAGTCTGGCTCAAGATCTCATGTGCCGCCCTCAAAACCAGCAGCCAATGGAGCTCAGAGGCTACCATCTGCTAAAGAATCCAGCCTGAAAAAGTCTGCGCAAACAAAATCGGGAAATGCTGCAGCCCTTCAGCATGGAATCAACTCCAGTGCAAAGCGATCGGGCAGCAGCTTAGGAAAAGGAGGACCTGGACACCCAGGTGGCGGTTCAAGTGCGGGGCCTGGGCGATCAAGCAGCAATTCTGCTGTGGGACCTGGAGGGCCAGGAAGGGGTTTAAGCCCAGGACCTGGAAGACCAGGCAGTGGCTCAGCTGCAGGACCTGGAAGACCAGGCAGCGGCTCAAGCCTGGGACCTGGGCGACTGGGTGGTGGGTCAGGAATGGGACCTGGAAGGCTGGCTGGCAGCTCAAGCATAGGACCTGGGCGACCAGGCGGCAGCTCAAGCATGGGACTGGGGCGACCGGGCAGCAGCTTGGGCACTGGACCAGGAAGGCCAGGCATCAGCACAAATGCAGGACCTGGGCGACTAGGCAGCAGCTTGGGAACAGGACCAGGAAGGCCAGGAGTCAAGCCAAGCACTGTACCTGGGCGACCAGGCAGCAGTTTGGGAACAGGACCAGGAAGGCCAGGAATCAATCCAAGCACAGGAGCCAAGCGACCAGGCAGCAGCTTGGGAATAGGCCCGGGAAGACCAGGCATCAGCCCAAGCGTGGGACCGGGGCGGCCAGGCAGCAGCTTGGGCACAACTGTAAAACCGAAGTGTACTGTTGTATCAGAAACTATTTCTTCTAAAAACCTAGTCACAAGACCTAGCAATGGACAGATCAATGGAATGAGACCTTTTCAAGGGCATAGACCTGTACTTCATCCACAAG GCCTGGGGTGTGAAGTATTACATGAAAGAAAACTAAGCAGCCTGTGA
- the SPTY2D1 gene encoding protein SPT2 homolog isoform X1 has protein sequence MDFHNILVMASEQQGLNSVPKRYSLAVGPPKKVPKVKGVESAAVQAFLRRQEEEKRKKALEERRKKEQLLARRIELKHDRKARAMASRTKDNFYGYNGIPVEEKPKKRRTCENVAQAPEAEYAPEEETEQLGYSQTESEHEQDEYEEKPSKVAVKPKAPPKSAPAPLNFAELLRLAEKKQYEPVEIKAVKKVEERPRTAEELREREYLGRKNKRVEMHKKSEKEIKNTGISSSSKKVTSQKESLNAKLHKSSVDKHSTPKGSLSFSMSGTDKKSKAPALTEKHSRTSSSSRFDQMEKNSQNGSLKSSTGSSHSKLPVNGIGKSGSRSHVPPSKPAANGAQRLPSAKESSLKKSAQTKSGNAAALQHGINSSAKRSGSSLGKGGPGHPGGGSSAGPGRSSSNSAVGPGGPGRGLSPGPGRPGSGSAAGPGRPGSGSSLGPGRLGGGSGMGPGRLAGSSSIGPGRPGGSSSMGLGRPGSSLGTGPGRPGISTNAGPGRLGSSLGTGPGRPGVKPSTVPGRPGSSLGTGPGRPGINPSTGAKRPGSSLGIGPGRPGISPSVGPGRPGSSLGTTVKPKCTVVSETISSKNLVTRPSNGQINGMRPFQGHRPVLHPQGLGRPPISYKRQIDDDDDEYDSEMDDFIEDEGEPQEEISKHIREIFGYDRKRYKDESDYALRYMESSWREQQKEEARSLRLGVQEDLEELRREEEELKRKRQSKKLRTR, from the exons ATGGATTTCCACAACATTCTCGTGATGGCGTCGGAGCAGCAAGGGCTGAACTCGGTGCCG aaaaggtaCAGTTTGGCTGTTGGTCCTCCCAAAAAGGTTCCAAAAGTCAAGGGTGTAGAGTCTGCAGCAGTGCAAGCATTTCTCAGACggcaagaagaagaaaaaagaaaaaaag CactggaagaaagaagaaagaaagaacaactctTGGCTAGACGTATTGAACTGAAACATGACAGAAAGGCAAGAGCTATGGCCTCACGAACAAAGGATAATTTTTATGGCTATAATGGCATTCCTGTTGAAGAGAAGCCTAAAAAGAGGAGGACTTGTGAGAATGTTGCTCAGGCCCCAGAGGCTGAGTATGCACCAGAAGAAGAAACTGAGCAACTTGGATACAGTCAGACTGAATCTGAGCATGAGCAGGACGAATATGAAGAGAAACCATCCAAAGTTGCAGTGAAACCAAAGGCACCTCCCAAAAGTGCACCAGCACCTCTGAACTTTGCAGAGCTCTTAAGgcttgctgaaaaaaaacaatatGAACCGgtggaaataaaagcagtgaaaaaggTAGAAGAGAGACCCAGAACAGCAGAAGAATTGAGAGAGAGGGAGTATTTGGGACGCAAAAACAAAAGAGTAGAAATGCATAAAAAGAGTGAAAAGGAGATAAAGAACACGGGGATATCCAGTTCTTCAAAAAAAGTGACTTCTCAGAAAGAATCTCTAAATGCAAAACTTCACAAAAGCTCAGTAGATAAACATTCCACACCAAAAGGCAGTCTGTCATTTTCTATGAGTGGTACTGATAAGAAATCCAAAGCACCAGCATTGACTGAAAAACACTCACGGACATCATCTTCCTCCAGATTTgatcaaatggaaaaaaactcACAAAATGGCTCCTTAAAAAGCTCTACTGGTAGCAGTCATAGTAAATTACCTGTCAATGGTATTGGAAAGTCTGGCTCAAGATCTCATGTGCCGCCCTCAAAACCAGCAGCCAATGGAGCTCAGAGGCTACCATCTGCTAAAGAATCCAGCCTGAAAAAGTCTGCGCAAACAAAATCGGGAAATGCTGCAGCCCTTCAGCATGGAATCAACTCCAGTGCAAAGCGATCGGGCAGCAGCTTAGGAAAAGGAGGACCTGGACACCCAGGTGGCGGTTCAAGTGCGGGGCCTGGGCGATCAAGCAGCAATTCTGCTGTGGGACCTGGAGGGCCAGGAAGGGGTTTAAGCCCAGGACCTGGAAGACCAGGCAGTGGCTCAGCTGCAGGACCTGGAAGACCAGGCAGCGGCTCAAGCCTGGGACCTGGGCGACTGGGTGGTGGGTCAGGAATGGGACCTGGAAGGCTGGCTGGCAGCTCAAGCATAGGACCTGGGCGACCAGGCGGCAGCTCAAGCATGGGACTGGGGCGACCGGGCAGCAGCTTGGGCACTGGACCAGGAAGGCCAGGCATCAGCACAAATGCAGGACCTGGGCGACTAGGCAGCAGCTTGGGAACAGGACCAGGAAGGCCAGGAGTCAAGCCAAGCACTGTACCTGGGCGACCAGGCAGCAGTTTGGGAACAGGACCAGGAAGGCCAGGAATCAATCCAAGCACAGGAGCCAAGCGACCAGGCAGCAGCTTGGGAATAGGCCCGGGAAGACCAGGCATCAGCCCAAGCGTGGGACCGGGGCGGCCAGGCAGCAGCTTGGGCACAACTGTAAAACCGAAGTGTACTGTTGTATCAGAAACTATTTCTTCTAAAAACCTAGTCACAAGACCTAGCAATGGACAGATCAATGGAATGAGACCTTTTCAAGGGCATAGACCTGTACTTCATCCACAAG GTCTTGGAAGACCACCTATTAGTTACAAGAGACAAatagatgatgatgatgatgaatatGACTCTGAAATGGATGACTTCATTGAAGATGAAGGGGAACCTCAAGaagaaatatcaaaacataTTCGGGAAATATTTGGCTATGACCggaaaag ATACAAAGATGAGAGTGATTATGCCTTACGTTATAtggagagcagctggagagagcaacagaaggaagaagctaGGAG TTTGAGACTTGGTGTTCAGGAGGACTTAGAAGAATTGAGACGGGAAGAAGAAGAATTAAAACGCAAGAGACAGTCTAAGAAGCTGAGGACACGTTAA
- the SPTY2D1 gene encoding protein SPT2 homolog isoform X2 has product MDFHNILVMASEQQGLNSVPKRYSLAVGPPKKVPKVKGVESAAVQAFLRRQEEEKRKKALEERRKKEQLLARRIELKHDRKARAMASRTKDNFYGYNGIPVEEKPKKRRTCENVAQAPEAEYAPEEETEQLGYSQTESEHEQDEYEEKPSKVAVKPKAPPKSAPAPLNFAELLRLAEKKQYEPVEIKAVKKVEERPRTAEELREREYLGRKNKRVEMHKKSEKEIKNTGISSSSKKVTSQKESLNAKLHKSSVDKHSTPKGSLSFSMSGTDKKSKAPALTEKHSRTSSSSRFDQMEKNSQNGSLKSSTGSSHSKLPVNGIGKSGSRSHVPPSKPAANGAQRLPSAKESSLKKSAQTKSGNAAALQHGINSSAKRSGSSLGKGGPGHPGGGSSAGPGRSSSNSAVGPGRPGSGSAAGPGRPGSGSSLGPGRLGGGSGMGPGRLAGSSSIGPGRPGGSSSMGLGRPGSSLGTGPGRPGISTNAGPGRLGSSLGTGPGRPGVKPSTVPGRPGSSLGTGPGRPGINPSTGAKRPGSSLGIGPGRPGISPSVGPGRPGSSLGTTVKPKCTVVSETISSKNLVTRPSNGQINGMRPFQGHRPVLHPQGLGRPPISYKRQIDDDDDEYDSEMDDFIEDEGEPQEEISKHIREIFGYDRKRYKDESDYALRYMESSWREQQKEEARSLRLGVQEDLEELRREEEELKRKRQSKKLRTR; this is encoded by the exons ATGGATTTCCACAACATTCTCGTGATGGCGTCGGAGCAGCAAGGGCTGAACTCGGTGCCG aaaaggtaCAGTTTGGCTGTTGGTCCTCCCAAAAAGGTTCCAAAAGTCAAGGGTGTAGAGTCTGCAGCAGTGCAAGCATTTCTCAGACggcaagaagaagaaaaaagaaaaaaag CactggaagaaagaagaaagaaagaacaactctTGGCTAGACGTATTGAACTGAAACATGACAGAAAGGCAAGAGCTATGGCCTCACGAACAAAGGATAATTTTTATGGCTATAATGGCATTCCTGTTGAAGAGAAGCCTAAAAAGAGGAGGACTTGTGAGAATGTTGCTCAGGCCCCAGAGGCTGAGTATGCACCAGAAGAAGAAACTGAGCAACTTGGATACAGTCAGACTGAATCTGAGCATGAGCAGGACGAATATGAAGAGAAACCATCCAAAGTTGCAGTGAAACCAAAGGCACCTCCCAAAAGTGCACCAGCACCTCTGAACTTTGCAGAGCTCTTAAGgcttgctgaaaaaaaacaatatGAACCGgtggaaataaaagcagtgaaaaaggTAGAAGAGAGACCCAGAACAGCAGAAGAATTGAGAGAGAGGGAGTATTTGGGACGCAAAAACAAAAGAGTAGAAATGCATAAAAAGAGTGAAAAGGAGATAAAGAACACGGGGATATCCAGTTCTTCAAAAAAAGTGACTTCTCAGAAAGAATCTCTAAATGCAAAACTTCACAAAAGCTCAGTAGATAAACATTCCACACCAAAAGGCAGTCTGTCATTTTCTATGAGTGGTACTGATAAGAAATCCAAAGCACCAGCATTGACTGAAAAACACTCACGGACATCATCTTCCTCCAGATTTgatcaaatggaaaaaaactcACAAAATGGCTCCTTAAAAAGCTCTACTGGTAGCAGTCATAGTAAATTACCTGTCAATGGTATTGGAAAGTCTGGCTCAAGATCTCATGTGCCGCCCTCAAAACCAGCAGCCAATGGAGCTCAGAGGCTACCATCTGCTAAAGAATCCAGCCTGAAAAAGTCTGCGCAAACAAAATCGGGAAATGCTGCAGCCCTTCAGCATGGAATCAACTCCAGTGCAAAGCGATCGGGCAGCAGCTTAGGAAAAGGAGGACCTGGACACCCAGGTGGCGGTTCAAGTGCGGGGCCTGGGCGATCAAGCAGCAATTCTGCTGTGGGAC CTGGAAGACCAGGCAGTGGCTCAGCTGCAGGACCTGGAAGACCAGGCAGCGGCTCAAGCCTGGGACCTGGGCGACTGGGTGGTGGGTCAGGAATGGGACCTGGAAGGCTGGCTGGCAGCTCAAGCATAGGACCTGGGCGACCAGGCGGCAGCTCAAGCATGGGACTGGGGCGACCGGGCAGCAGCTTGGGCACTGGACCAGGAAGGCCAGGCATCAGCACAAATGCAGGACCTGGGCGACTAGGCAGCAGCTTGGGAACAGGACCAGGAAGGCCAGGAGTCAAGCCAAGCACTGTACCTGGGCGACCAGGCAGCAGTTTGGGAACAGGACCAGGAAGGCCAGGAATCAATCCAAGCACAGGAGCCAAGCGACCAGGCAGCAGCTTGGGAATAGGCCCGGGAAGACCAGGCATCAGCCCAAGCGTGGGACCGGGGCGGCCAGGCAGCAGCTTGGGCACAACTGTAAAACCGAAGTGTACTGTTGTATCAGAAACTATTTCTTCTAAAAACCTAGTCACAAGACCTAGCAATGGACAGATCAATGGAATGAGACCTTTTCAAGGGCATAGACCTGTACTTCATCCACAAG GTCTTGGAAGACCACCTATTAGTTACAAGAGACAAatagatgatgatgatgatgaatatGACTCTGAAATGGATGACTTCATTGAAGATGAAGGGGAACCTCAAGaagaaatatcaaaacataTTCGGGAAATATTTGGCTATGACCggaaaag ATACAAAGATGAGAGTGATTATGCCTTACGTTATAtggagagcagctggagagagcaacagaaggaagaagctaGGAG TTTGAGACTTGGTGTTCAGGAGGACTTAGAAGAATTGAGACGGGAAGAAGAAGAATTAAAACGCAAGAGACAGTCTAAGAAGCTGAGGACACGTTAA